A region from the Benincasa hispida cultivar B227 chromosome 8, ASM972705v1, whole genome shotgun sequence genome encodes:
- the LOC120082759 gene encoding protein LIGHT-DEPENDENT SHORT HYPOCOTYLS 5-like has product MDSVSEPGGGGASEGGTAEGSSGGGGGGSAPTAAPPSRYESQKRRDWNTFLQYLKNHKPPLCLARCSGAHVIEFLKYLDQFGKTKVHASPCPYFGHPNPPAPCPCPLKQAWGSLDALIGRLRAAYEENGGRPESNPFAARAVRIYLREVREAQAKARGIPYEKKKRKRPAASASAPPPDPQVVSETSTSTAAAGDHQAETTSGGGGDDPTGAPPPSTTAASTTV; this is encoded by the coding sequence ATGGATTCAGTGTCTGAACCGGGCGGTGGTGGGGCGTCGGAGGGTGGCACGGCGGAGGGGTCATCgggcggtggtggtggtggttcaGCACCGACTGCAGCTCCACCGAGCCGGTATGAATCTCAAAAACGAAGGGATTGGAACACTTTCTTACAGTATTTGAAGAACCACAAGCCGCCACTATGTTTAGCGCGTTGCAGTGGCGCTCACGTGATCGAAttcttgaaatatttggatCAGTTCGGAAAAACTAAGGTCCATGCTTCGCCCTGCCCTTACTTCGGTCACCCAAATCCACCTGCCCCCTGCCCCTGCCCGCTCAAGCAAGCTTGGGGCAGCCTCGACGCCTTGATCGGCCGCCTCCGTGCTGCTTACGAGGAGAACGGCGGCCGCCCTGAATCCAACCCATTTGCCGCACGTGCCGTTCGGATTTATCTCCGTGAAGTTCGAGAAGCTCAGGCTAAAGCCAGAGGGATTCCGTACGAGAAAAAGAAGCGGAAAAGACCCGCCGCCTCCGCCTCCGCCCCTCCGCCGGACCCCCAAGTTGTCTCCGAGACTAGTACATCCACCGCCGCTGCCGGGGATCATCAGGCGGAAACAACCTCTGGTGGTGGTGGTGATGATCCCACTGGTGCTCCTCCGCCGTCTACGACCGCCGCTTCCACCACCGTATAG